ATTGCCGTGTTCCACTGTTTGTATTTTTCGCCAAACAGAGCGATCACAAAGTCTGCTTTATTCATCAGGACAGCGGTTCTGAAGTTGTTCATGTCAGAGGCTTTGTCATCCTTCAAAACGGCATTTGGCTGAACGCCTACAATTTCCTCTCCGATATTGTCTGAGCGGTCATGATTCTCCATTGGGCCGACAAACGTAATCGGCAGCTTCAGTGATTTTGTTTTCTCTTTGATTTCCTCCCGCCAATTGCTGTGGATTTCTCCAGCTAAGTAGACGATAAACTCCATACTAAAATCACTCCTTATGTATGTCCATCTGTAAATGTTACCCTTATGAACACGATGTTAAACGAAACGAGCTTGATAATGCAAATAAAATATGATAATGATAATGGGAAAGCCAATCTTACATATTCATTTATTGCATATAAGTGGTGTTGCCGCAAGCAGTTTGGTATGATCCAAATGGACGAGTATCGATAAACCAACATGTAAGAACATCAACAACTGGAGGGATATGAAATGAAAAAAATTGAATCAACTCAAGAGCTGGAAAAAGCGGTAAAGGATGATTGGGCGGTCTTTATGTTTTCAGCCGACTGGTGCCCTGATTGCCGTTTTGTAGAGCCTTTTCTGCCTGAACTCGAAGCGGATTTCCCTGAATTCACATACTACTACGTAGACCGAGACAAATTCATTGATACGTGTGCAGAGTGGGAAATTTACGGAATCCCAAGCTTTGTCGTGTTTAATGAAGGGAAAGAAGTGAATCGTTTTGTGAGCAAAGACCGCAAAACAAAAGAAGAAATAGAACAGTTTTTAACAGACTCTCTCGCTAAAGCGTAAAGGAGGACACCGGTTTGAAAATGACCTCAAGGAAGCTGTCAGATATCCTGAAACAGCGCCTTCAGCACGAGAATCGCTCCTTTCTGTTTGACAGAGAAAAAGACACTCTCCGTGTTGAGGATCAAACGACCAAAAAAGGAATTACGCTCGACCTGCCGCCGATTATTGCAAAATGGGAACTGAAAAAAGACGAAGCCATTGATGAAATTGTGTACTACGTTTCAGAAGCAATGACGGCAATGGAAGGAAAGGCTCAGGAAATGGCCGGAAAAGAAAGCCGCATTTACCCGGTGATCCGCTCGACTTCTTTCCCGGACAAGTCCAGCGAAGATATTCCGCTTATTTATGACGATCATACCGCAGAGACAAGAATTTATTACGCGCTTGACCTCGGGAAAACCTATCGTTTAATCGATCAGCGCATGCTTGAAAAAGAGAACTGGACAAAAGAGCGGATCAGAGAGACGGCTGCATTTAATCTCCGTTCCTTGCCTCCGGTTGTCAAAGAGGATACAGTTGCCGGCAATCACTTTTATTTCTTCAGAGCAAACGACGGTTACGATGCCAGCCGGATTCTGAACGAAGCGATTTTAAATGAATACAAGCAGCGTGCAGAAGGCGAGCTGGCGATCTCTGTTCCCCATCAAGACGTTCTGATTCTTGCTGACATCCGGAATGAATCGGGGTATGATATTCTAGGGCAAATGTCGATGAGCTTCTTTGCAAGCGGCACCGTTCCGATTACAGCCCTTTCATTTTTATACAATGAAGGAAAGCTGGAGCCGGTGTTTATCCTGGCGAAAAGCCGTCCGAAAAAGGATTAGAAAGGATTTTTACTTATGAACGCATTTTATAATAATGAAGGTGTGGGAGACACGCTTCTGATCTCTCTTCAAGATGTAACACGCGAACAAATAAGCTATGAAAAACATGGCGATGTCGTCAGAATTTTTCATAACGAAACAAAGGAAACAACAGGCTTCAACATTTTCAACGCGTCTTCCTATTTGACCATTGATGAAAAAGGTCCTGTTGCGCTCTCAGAAACGTTTGTGCAAGATGTGAATGAGATTCTGAACCGAAACGGCGTTGAAGAAACATTGGTCGTTGATGTATCTCCGAAGTTTGTTGTGGGATATGTGGAATCAAAAGAAAAGCATCCGAATGCGGATAAATTAAGCGTATGTAAAGTCAATGTAGGAGAAGAAACGCTTCAGATCGTCTGCGGCGCACCAAATGTTGACCAAGGGCAAAAAGTGGTCGTTGCCAAAGTCGGTGCTGTGATGCCGAGCGGACTTGTCATTAAGGATGCTGAGCTTCGCGGCGTTCCGTCAAGCGGAATGATCTGCTCGGCGAAAGAGCTCGCTTTGCCGGATGCCCCGGCTGAAAAAGGAATCCTTGTGTTAGAAGGAGACCATGAGGCGGGAGACGCATTTCAGTTTTAGACTCCCATAAATCCGCCCAAAAAAACGAATCATGTGAAAAGCCGCTAAGCCCTTGTTTAGCGGCTTTGTTTTGCTGAAAGCTTAATCTTTTCTGGGCAGACAAGCAATGGTATACTAAAAAACGTCCCAGAAAACTATAAGGGAGTTAGAGATAAATTATGAGTTGGCTTCATAAATTTTTTGATTTGTTTTTAGGCGAGAGCAAAGAGGATGATGAACGGGAAACAAAAACCGCTCACATTCCGCAGCAACAAGAAGTAGAAGTAGATCATTCCGAAGGACAATTAAAAAGATTGGAAGATCCTAAAATATATTATGAATACCCAAACGGCAAGTTCCGTTTTCCAGTCGTGCCTGACGGATACAACAATCATGACCTGAGAAGGCGCCGCGCACCATCGGACAAACCGCAATCCGCGCCCCGTCCAAGCGCCGCCCCACAGAACGACCGTCAAAAAAATGAAAACGAGCAGCATACATATCAAACATCAGAGCCGGCGAAGAAACCATTTAAACCAACAAATATCCCTTCGCCTATATATGGATTCAATCAAAAACCATCTGTCAAAAAGGATGTGCCAAAGCAGCCTTCTGACGCATTGAAGGCATCGGACAAATCTGTAAAAGAGAAGGTAACACTGCTGTCAGAAGAAATGGAACGTGAACGCTCCTATTCAGATCCAGCTCCAGACAGACAGAAACAGCACGTAAAAGAAGGGCCTTTCTTTCCGGATGCACAATTTGGAGAACAGCCTTCTGGTGTCTTAAGCGGAACGTCTGCAGAGCGTGATGAAGCGCTGGGGCAGCGCCCAGCCGAGCCGTCAAATAACAAAGGGCCGTCTGAATCGGGCATTCAGCAGCCGGAAAAAGAGGTGTCTTTATTCGATGTTGAACCCGATAAAGAGCAAACGGCACCTGAGACACTGACAAATACCGTGACTGAGAGAAAGGAAAGCCCGTCAAACAGCGGAGTAAGCTTTGAAGACACTGAGACGGTTCAGATTCAAGAAGAACGAGCAGTAAAACACCCTGAGAAATTAGAAGAACTTATCTTCCGCGCTGAACAGGATGAAGAACAAACAGCACCTGAGTTGACAGTGGCAGTATCTGAAAGTGAAGTATGGGAAGAACCGTCAGACAGCGAAGTAAAGAATCAACGCGAAATCACGCGAGGTGCTGCTGAGACCTCCGCTGTTCAAGAAGAACAAATAGATATTCAACAGGAAGAGCCTTTCTTGCATGCCGGCTTCGAGGAAAGGGAAACAGCATCGGAGTCTCCGACGCAAGCAGAAACCGTTGCTAAAGAATCGCAAGAGCCATCAGACAGCATTATAGATGATCAGTACGACATCCCGGGAGAAGCTGAGAACACGAAGGTAGATGTTCAGCCAGACAGCGATGCAGAACTGGTGCAGAAGGACAGCCTGGAGCAAGGTTCCAGCCCGTTTGCTGCAGCCCATGAAAACCAGCGGGAAAGTCACGCAGACGAAACACATAGAGCAGTAGAAGAGCCGCAAAAGAAGCCTGTCATGCAGGAGAAACGTACTGAGCGAAGCGCATCTCCTCAAAAAGGTCCGTCCGTTCCTTTTAATGTCATGATGCTGAAAAGAGATACACACAAACAGCAAAAAGCAGAGGAGCGCCGCGGCAACTACGTGTTTCCGAATGTCGCACTGCTTGATGTCCCGCCAGCGCAAGTTCAAGATGATACTGCGTGGATCGAAGAACAGCGCCAGCTTCTTGATTTGACCCTGAAAAATTTCAATGTCCGCGCCAATGTCGTCCATGTGACCCAGGGGCCGTCTGTGACAAGATTCGAAGTGCACCCTGAGCCAGGCGTAAAAGTGAATAAAATCACCAACTTGTCTGATGATATTAAGCTCAGCCTGTCCGCAAAAGACATACGGATTGAAGCGCCGATTCCGGGGAAAAACACGATCGGAATTGAAGTTCCGAACCGCATGAGCAAGGTGGTTGATCTGCGCCAGATGATTCGAAGCTCAGCTTTCAGGACAAGCAAGTCACCGCTTACGGCAGCACTGGGATTGGATATCTCAGGAAATCCCGTCGTCATCGACTTAAAGAAAATGCCGCATGGCTTGATTGCCGGTGCTACGGGCTCGGGAAAAAGCGTATGCATCAATACTATTTTAGTCAGCCTGCTTTATAAAGCTGACCCGAGCGAGGTAAAGGTGCTGCTGATTGATCCGAAAATGGTAGAGCTGGCTCCTTACAATAAAATTCCTCACCTTGTCAGCCCGGTCATTACGGATGCTAAAGCGGCTACGGCTGCATTAAAATGGGTTGTTGAGGAAATGGAGCGGCGCTATGAATTATTTGCTCATTCCGGTGTCCGCGACATTGACCGCTTTAATCAATTAACGGCGGAACACCACACGGGCGAAAAGCTGCCGTATTTAGTGGTCGTTATTGATGAGCTTGCCGATTTGATGATGGTGGCTCCAAATGATGTCGAAGAGAGCATTGCGCGGATCGCCCAAAAAGCCAGAGCGTGCGGAATCCATCTGCTCGTCGCGACTCAGCGGCCGTCAGTCGATGTCATTACCGGTCTGATTAAGGCGAATATCCCGACGAGAATTGCATTCTCTGTCTCAAGCCAGGTTGATTCCCGTACGATCATTGACATAGCCGGAGCGGAAAAGCTTCTTGGAAAAGGCGATATGCTCTTTTTGGAAAACGGGTCGGGAAAACCTGTCCGCTTGCAAGGAAACTTTGTATCGGACCGCGAAATCGACCGCGTCGTTTCCCATGTCAGAAGTCAAATGCCGCCAACCTATTTATTTGAACAAGAAGAGCTGGTAAGACAAGGATCAGCCCTGAAAGAAGAGGATGAACTGTTTGACGAAGCGTGTGAGTTTGTGGTTGAGCAAAACAGCGCGAGCACTTCAAGCCTGCAAAGAAGATTCAGAATCGGATATAATCGCGCGGCAAGGCTGATTGATATGATGGAAGCGGAAGGCATGATCTCAGAGGCAAAAGGAAGCAAGCCTCGTGAGGTGCTGATCACAGCAAGTGATTTAATAAACGAATAATATAGGTTCATTTTCACACCAAACATGGTATGATAGTGTTTAGAGCATTTAACAGCTATGCCGCTTTACAGCAGATGGGCATAGACAAATCTTGATATCTAGGTTTAATCAGATAGAAATAACCGGATACTGAACATAACAAAACATATAAAAATACGCCGCAAAGGGTGGCTTTTCAGCCGCCGCGGTCGCAAATTGAAATGAGCGTCATATACTGGGGAACAGATAGACGTTTGTTGGAGGTACAATTATGACTGTTTATCATTTTGTTGGAATAAAAGGGACCGGTATGAGTCCGCTTGCCCAAATACTTCATGATAATGGATATACTGTCCAAGGATCGGATATCGAAAAATTTATTTTTACGCAAACAGCGCTTGAAAAAAGAAATATTACCGTTCTTCCTTTTAGCGCGGATAATATCAAACCGGACATGACAGTCATCGCCGGAAACGCATTCCCAGACACGCATCCAGAGATTGAAAAAGCCATGTCTGAAGGAATTCCGGTGATACGTTATCATAAGTTTTTAGGCGACTATATGAAAAAATTCACCAGTGTTGCCGTTACAGGCGCACACGGAAAAACGTCGACTACGGGTCTGCTGGCTCACGTGATCCGAAACGCAAAACCGACCTCTTTCTTAATCGGGGACGGAACA
The Bacillus vallismortis genome window above contains:
- a CDS encoding DNA translocase FtsK, whose amino-acid sequence is MSWLHKFFDLFLGESKEDDERETKTAHIPQQQEVEVDHSEGQLKRLEDPKIYYEYPNGKFRFPVVPDGYNNHDLRRRRAPSDKPQSAPRPSAAPQNDRQKNENEQHTYQTSEPAKKPFKPTNIPSPIYGFNQKPSVKKDVPKQPSDALKASDKSVKEKVTLLSEEMERERSYSDPAPDRQKQHVKEGPFFPDAQFGEQPSGVLSGTSAERDEALGQRPAEPSNNKGPSESGIQQPEKEVSLFDVEPDKEQTAPETLTNTVTERKESPSNSGVSFEDTETVQIQEERAVKHPEKLEELIFRAEQDEEQTAPELTVAVSESEVWEEPSDSEVKNQREITRGAAETSAVQEEQIDIQQEEPFLHAGFEERETASESPTQAETVAKESQEPSDSIIDDQYDIPGEAENTKVDVQPDSDAELVQKDSLEQGSSPFAAAHENQRESHADETHRAVEEPQKKPVMQEKRTERSASPQKGPSVPFNVMMLKRDTHKQQKAEERRGNYVFPNVALLDVPPAQVQDDTAWIEEQRQLLDLTLKNFNVRANVVHVTQGPSVTRFEVHPEPGVKVNKITNLSDDIKLSLSAKDIRIEAPIPGKNTIGIEVPNRMSKVVDLRQMIRSSAFRTSKSPLTAALGLDISGNPVVIDLKKMPHGLIAGATGSGKSVCINTILVSLLYKADPSEVKVLLIDPKMVELAPYNKIPHLVSPVITDAKAATAALKWVVEEMERRYELFAHSGVRDIDRFNQLTAEHHTGEKLPYLVVVIDELADLMMVAPNDVEESIARIAQKARACGIHLLVATQRPSVDVITGLIKANIPTRIAFSVSSQVDSRTIIDIAGAEKLLGKGDMLFLENGSGKPVRLQGNFVSDREIDRVVSHVRSQMPPTYLFEQEELVRQGSALKEEDELFDEACEFVVEQNSASTSSLQRRFRIGYNRAARLIDMMEAEGMISEAKGSKPREVLITASDLINE
- a CDS encoding DUF1444 domain-containing protein, which encodes MKMTSRKLSDILKQRLQHENRSFLFDREKDTLRVEDQTTKKGITLDLPPIIAKWELKKDEAIDEIVYYVSEAMTAMEGKAQEMAGKESRIYPVIRSTSFPDKSSEDIPLIYDDHTAETRIYYALDLGKTYRLIDQRMLEKENWTKERIRETAAFNLRSLPPVVKEDTVAGNHFYFFRANDGYDASRILNEAILNEYKQRAEGELAISVPHQDVLILADIRNESGYDILGQMSMSFFASGTVPITALSFLYNEGKLEPVFILAKSRPKKD
- a CDS encoding YtoQ family protein — encoded protein: MEFIVYLAGEIHSNWREEIKEKTKSLKLPITFVGPMENHDRSDNIGEEIVGVQPNAVLKDDKASDMNNFRTAVLMNKADFVIALFGEKYKQWNTAMDASYAIAKGKPLIMIRPESLHHPLKELSNKANITVETVNQAIKALSYLFETE
- the ytpR gene encoding YtpR family tRNA-binding protein, which gives rise to MNAFYNNEGVGDTLLISLQDVTREQISYEKHGDVVRIFHNETKETTGFNIFNASSYLTIDEKGPVALSETFVQDVNEILNRNGVEETLVVDVSPKFVVGYVESKEKHPNADKLSVCKVNVGEETLQIVCGAPNVDQGQKVVVAKVGAVMPSGLVIKDAELRGVPSSGMICSAKELALPDAPAEKGILVLEGDHEAGDAFQF
- a CDS encoding thioredoxin family protein; this encodes MKKIESTQELEKAVKDDWAVFMFSADWCPDCRFVEPFLPELEADFPEFTYYYVDRDKFIDTCAEWEIYGIPSFVVFNEGKEVNRFVSKDRKTKEEIEQFLTDSLAKA